A DNA window from Gillisia sp. Hel1_33_143 contains the following coding sequences:
- a CDS encoding site-specific integrase, with protein sequence MASIKIVRRKNKERKDGTAPLTLRISDNYKTSYKFIGQYVLEKDWDKNAGKVKRTHPYSQKLNNFLLKKLTEANDIYFDSKIELTTNQVKQKLKGAGGSKSFFAVATDRIKNKYERGTFSVVKSELSILYNLQEFLNFNIAKGKEISIQEIKLRRKERVSNGRKGNHSFIDSIEQFKKNKSLKFQDINEAFLDKYKDFCLVYLGQKTRTITNQLIFIRTLFNKAIKTGVVDAKFYPFGGEKEKIRIGSSHKIGLTSKEIEKIEILKLEPNTSIWHTKNVWLIAFYFAGIRISDAVQLRWSDFKDDRLLYVMHKNEKPVSLKIPQKAIKILNLYKKGKDENNGYVFPFLRSVEISNIEDIFKKTRNATKLFNKYLKCIATECNIDKNLSNHIARHSFGNIAGDRIHPLMLQKLYRHSDLKTTLNYQANFVHRDADDALDSVVNF encoded by the coding sequence ATGGCTAGTATAAAAATTGTTCGAAGGAAAAATAAAGAAAGAAAGGACGGCACTGCCCCTCTCACTTTGAGAATTAGCGACAATTACAAAACTAGCTATAAATTTATCGGACAATATGTATTGGAAAAGGATTGGGATAAAAACGCAGGAAAAGTAAAAAGAACACATCCTTATTCACAGAAGCTAAACAATTTCCTGTTGAAAAAGTTAACTGAGGCCAATGATATATATTTCGATTCTAAGATAGAACTCACAACTAATCAAGTCAAACAAAAATTAAAAGGTGCAGGAGGTTCTAAATCATTCTTCGCTGTCGCTACAGATAGAATAAAAAACAAATATGAGCGGGGCACATTTTCTGTAGTAAAATCTGAACTATCTATTCTTTACAACTTACAAGAGTTTTTAAACTTTAACATAGCCAAGGGAAAAGAAATCAGCATTCAAGAAATAAAGCTTCGCAGAAAAGAGCGAGTTAGCAATGGACGAAAAGGCAACCATTCATTTATAGATTCCATAGAGCAATTCAAAAAGAATAAATCCCTAAAATTTCAGGATATAAACGAAGCTTTCCTAGATAAATACAAAGACTTCTGTCTGGTTTATTTAGGACAAAAAACTCGTACGATTACAAATCAACTTATCTTCATTCGTACCTTATTTAACAAAGCTATCAAAACTGGGGTTGTTGATGCGAAGTTCTATCCCTTTGGTGGAGAAAAAGAAAAAATACGTATAGGTTCAAGCCATAAAATTGGTCTTACTTCTAAAGAAATTGAAAAAATTGAAATCTTAAAATTAGAACCAAATACTTCTATTTGGCATACCAAAAACGTGTGGCTAATTGCGTTTTATTTTGCAGGTATTAGAATTTCCGATGCTGTTCAACTAAGATGGTCAGATTTTAAAGATGACAGACTTCTTTATGTGATGCACAAAAATGAAAAGCCCGTTAGTTTAAAAATACCTCAAAAAGCAATTAAAATCTTAAATCTATACAAAAAAGGTAAGGATGAAAACAATGGTTATGTTTTTCCATTTCTTAGATCTGTAGAGATATCTAATATTGAGGATATATTTAAGAAAACAAGAAATGCTACTAAACTCTTTAATAAGTATTTGAAGTGCATCGCTACAGAATGCAACATTGACAAAAATTTATCTAATCACATCGCGCGACACAGTTTCGGAAATATTGCTGGTGACCGAATCCATCCATTGATGCTTCAGAAACTATATAGACATAGTGATTTAAAAACTACCTTGAATTATCAGGCAAATTTTGTCCATAGAGATGCAGATGATGCTTTGGATAGTGTTGTGAATTTTTAG
- a CDS encoding zinc-dependent alcohol dehydrogenase family protein: MKGLVYGGPGKISYKEVSKPEIKLPTDAIVKILKTTICGTDLGILHGKTPSVKPGTTLGHEGVGVIEEVGAGVVNFKKGDKVIISCITACGTCEYCKKQMYAHCKDGGWILGNLINGTQAEYVRIPHADNSLYEAPNEVDDEALVMLSDILPTGHEIGVINGCVKPGDTIAIIGAGPIGMSALLTAQFYSPSKIFMIDLDENRLELAKKWGATETINSGSEDAIKKILAETVEGVDVAIEAVGAPATFDICQQIVKPGGHIANIGVHGKSVELKIQDLWIQNITITMGLVNTNTTPMLLKTIISDRIQPQKLITHHFKLEEIMKAYEVFGNAEVEKALKIILIN; the protein is encoded by the coding sequence ATGAAAGGTCTTGTATATGGTGGTCCTGGGAAAATATCTTACAAAGAGGTTTCAAAACCCGAGATAAAATTACCAACAGATGCTATAGTAAAGATACTTAAGACAACTATTTGTGGAACAGATTTAGGAATTTTACACGGCAAAACTCCAAGCGTAAAACCTGGCACCACCTTAGGGCATGAAGGTGTAGGTGTGATAGAGGAAGTAGGTGCTGGTGTGGTTAATTTCAAGAAAGGGGATAAGGTGATCATTTCATGTATCACCGCCTGTGGTACCTGTGAATATTGCAAAAAACAAATGTATGCTCATTGTAAAGACGGCGGATGGATATTGGGGAATCTAATTAATGGTACGCAAGCAGAATATGTTAGGATCCCACATGCGGATAATAGCCTTTATGAAGCCCCAAATGAGGTGGATGATGAAGCTTTGGTTATGCTTAGTGACATACTTCCTACGGGTCATGAAATAGGAGTAATAAATGGATGTGTTAAACCAGGTGATACGATCGCCATAATAGGTGCGGGTCCAATTGGAATGTCTGCTCTGCTAACAGCTCAGTTCTATTCTCCTTCCAAAATATTTATGATAGATCTGGATGAAAATCGTCTGGAATTGGCAAAAAAATGGGGAGCAACAGAAACTATTAATTCTGGTTCAGAAGATGCCATTAAAAAAATATTGGCTGAAACTGTTGAAGGTGTAGATGTGGCTATAGAAGCCGTAGGTGCTCCTGCAACTTTTGATATCTGCCAGCAGATCGTTAAACCAGGAGGGCATATCGCCAACATTGGCGTACATGGAAAAAGCGTTGAGCTAAAAATTCAGGATTTATGGATTCAGAATATTACCATCACCATGGGGCTTGTAAATACAAATACAACTCCCATGCTTCTCAAAACGATCATTTCAGATAGAATCCAACCTCAGAAATTAATTACCCACCACTTTAAGCTAGAAGAAATTATGAAAGCTTATGAAGTGTTTGGTAATGCTGAAGTAGAAAAAGCCTTAAAAATTATACTGATCAATTAG
- a CDS encoding NAD(P)H-quinone oxidoreductase translates to MKAIHITKSGGPEVLQIRETPKPSIEKDEVLIKVKAAGVNRSDVITRKNTKAYGKGVTEALIPGLEVSGEIAEIGENVHNKKIGDKVCALIASGGYAEYVAVKSSHCLPIPEGVSLINAASLPETIFTVWFNVFQLGNLQPGEKLLIHGGTSGIGTMGLQMAKAMGSKTFTTAGSDEKIEFLNNMNVGKAINYKKEAFEEVLKDEKIDVILDMVGGDYTQKNLDILNKKGRLININGMKSNDVNINLRTIMSKNLTMTGSFLKPQDASVKTKIAEEVEKNIWPLFSSEKIKTIIYKKFPLEKAAEAHKLMESSEHIGKILLTID, encoded by the coding sequence ATGAAAGCAATACATATAACAAAATCTGGAGGTCCGGAAGTTTTACAAATAAGAGAAACTCCTAAACCTAGTATAGAAAAAGATGAAGTTCTTATAAAGGTAAAGGCAGCGGGAGTTAATCGTAGCGATGTTATTACCAGAAAGAATACCAAAGCTTACGGAAAAGGAGTTACGGAAGCGTTAATTCCAGGGTTGGAAGTATCTGGAGAAATCGCGGAGATTGGTGAAAATGTACATAATAAGAAAATTGGTGATAAAGTTTGCGCATTAATTGCTAGCGGAGGTTATGCAGAATACGTTGCAGTAAAAAGTTCACATTGTCTTCCAATTCCAGAAGGTGTGAGTCTTATAAATGCAGCATCACTACCGGAAACTATCTTTACAGTTTGGTTTAATGTATTTCAATTAGGGAATCTCCAACCAGGAGAGAAATTATTAATTCATGGAGGAACCAGCGGAATAGGTACTATGGGCTTGCAAATGGCAAAAGCTATGGGTTCTAAAACTTTTACTACTGCAGGTAGCGACGAAAAGATCGAATTTCTAAATAATATGAATGTGGGAAAAGCTATCAACTATAAAAAAGAAGCTTTTGAAGAAGTTTTAAAAGACGAAAAGATAGATGTGATCTTAGATATGGTTGGAGGAGATTACACTCAAAAGAATCTTGATATTCTCAATAAAAAAGGGAGACTTATAAATATTAACGGGATGAAGAGTAATGACGTAAATATCAATCTACGAACTATAATGAGTAAAAATCTTACTATGACAGGAAGCTTTCTTAAGCCTCAAGATGCATCAGTAAAAACCAAAATAGCCGAAGAGGTGGAAAAGAATATATGGCCACTTTTTAGTTCAGAAAAGATCAAAACTATTATTTATAAAAAGTTTCCTTTAGAAAAAGCTGCAGAAGCACATAAGCTAATGGAAAGCAGCGAGCATATTGGTAAGATCCTGCTCACCATAGACTAA
- a CDS encoding HYC_CC_PP family protein, producing MKNNFHRVLSVCMALGVLFTTTSFTVDMHFCGKALVDFSLVQNVQTCGMEKQQSKKSCEKGFSKKSCCSDKQIAVDGHDDLKSSFNKFTFEQQTFVATFFYTYINLFEGLDENVIPFKNYSPPFLIRDVQKLHETYLI from the coding sequence ATGAAGAACAACTTTCATAGAGTATTGTCTGTTTGTATGGCGCTTGGAGTTCTATTTACTACCACGTCATTCACAGTTGATATGCACTTCTGTGGAAAGGCACTGGTTGATTTTTCTTTAGTGCAAAATGTCCAGACCTGCGGAATGGAAAAACAACAATCCAAAAAAAGTTGCGAAAAGGGTTTTTCTAAAAAGTCCTGTTGTTCGGATAAGCAAATAGCGGTTGATGGTCATGATGATTTGAAGTCATCATTCAATAAATTTACTTTTGAGCAACAAACATTTGTTGCTACTTTCTTCTATACATATATCAATTTATTTGAGGGACTTGATGAAAATGTCATCCCTTTCAAAAATTACTCGCCGCCCTTTCTCATACGGGATGTGCAAAAACTACACGAGACATATTTAATTTGA
- a CDS encoding rubrerythrin family protein, translating into MKKSILVLLVAAFSLTTLFQSCNEKIEKKTVSNEIAEAEASSNSTIDEKSQDPQQLTITNMHDAYKGETTAHFKYAAYSKKAAEEGHPEIALLFKAASGAKLIHANNHKVVLLRMGESIPEITPEFSVNTTAENLKEAIEGESYEFNTMYPNFIKDANAVGNYMAQISLTYAYKVEQKHRDFYIEALKALEAGTDNTLATVYYLCPTCGNTYATVAPARCEISMTDSKLFIKVTSS; encoded by the coding sequence ATGAAAAAATCAATTTTAGTACTCTTAGTAGCAGCGTTCTCTCTTACAACATTATTTCAATCTTGTAATGAGAAAATCGAAAAGAAAACGGTTTCCAACGAAATTGCTGAAGCAGAAGCAAGTTCAAACTCAACAATAGATGAAAAGAGTCAAGATCCGCAACAATTAACTATTACAAACATGCATGATGCATATAAAGGCGAAACTACAGCGCATTTTAAGTATGCGGCTTATAGTAAAAAGGCAGCAGAAGAAGGACATCCCGAAATAGCATTGTTATTTAAAGCAGCATCTGGTGCAAAGCTTATTCATGCAAATAACCATAAAGTGGTTTTGCTAAGAATGGGAGAATCCATTCCTGAGATCACTCCTGAATTCTCAGTAAACACCACTGCAGAAAATCTAAAAGAAGCCATTGAAGGAGAAAGTTATGAATTCAATACCATGTATCCTAACTTTATAAAAGACGCCAATGCTGTTGGTAATTATATGGCTCAAATTAGTCTTACTTATGCCTATAAAGTGGAACAAAAACATCGTGACTTTTATATTGAAGCCTTGAAGGCTTTGGAAGCAGGAACAGATAATACCTTAGCAACAGTTTACTATTTATGTCCGACCTGTGGGAATACCTACGCAACTGTAGCACCTGCAAGGTGTGAAATTTCTATGACAGATTCTAAACTTTTTATCAAGGTTACAAGTTCATAA
- a CDS encoding heme-binding domain-containing protein, producing the protein MKIPKIIAFILLVAFIAIQFFPTSRNQSNVVPHTDFMVVNNVPANIENKIQVSCYDCHSNNTAYPWYNKVQPVAWFLEDHIKEGKAELNFNEWDEYSDRRKNSKLRSIISQIEDDEMPLDSYTIIHADAKFSEDEKSEIIAYMAQLKNSL; encoded by the coding sequence ATGAAGATTCCAAAAATCATAGCATTTATTCTATTGGTAGCTTTTATAGCCATCCAATTTTTCCCTACCAGTCGCAACCAAAGCAACGTTGTCCCTCACACCGATTTTATGGTTGTTAACAATGTGCCAGCCAACATAGAGAACAAAATTCAGGTCTCCTGTTATGACTGTCATAGCAACAATACCGCTTACCCTTGGTACAATAAAGTACAACCGGTTGCCTGGTTTCTGGAAGATCATATAAAAGAAGGAAAGGCTGAGTTAAATTTTAATGAATGGGATGAATATTCAGACCGAAGAAAAAACAGCAAGCTAAGGTCAATTATCAGTCAAATTGAAGATGATGAAATGCCACTGGACTCTTATACAATTATTCATGCGGATGCAAAATTTTCCGAAGATGAAAAATCTGAAATTATAGCGTATATGGCCCAGTTGAAAAATAGTTTATAA
- a CDS encoding DUF3347 domain-containing protein codes for MKKTSIKMGILTMSLLALTTISCKDGNKEEAPIPMSSEMQLEDGTNNGDSERLMANNSGNSASEAIIDNYLKIKNALVADNQEEAAKAGGLLISDFEKFDKTSYSSEEQKELTDIIEDAKEQAEHISESPMDHQREHFDILSKDVIDMIAITGTDKKLYQDFCPMYNNKKGAQWLSSTEEIKNPFFGSKMMNCGEVQKEIN; via the coding sequence ATGAAAAAGACAAGTATAAAAATGGGAATCTTAACAATGAGTTTGTTAGCGCTCACCACAATATCCTGTAAAGATGGGAATAAGGAGGAAGCTCCCATACCAATGTCAAGCGAAATGCAGCTGGAAGATGGAACTAATAATGGTGATTCAGAAAGGTTAATGGCAAACAATTCAGGCAACAGTGCTTCCGAAGCTATTATTGATAATTACCTCAAAATTAAAAATGCCCTGGTTGCAGATAATCAAGAGGAAGCTGCCAAAGCTGGGGGTCTGTTGATATCGGATTTTGAAAAATTTGATAAAACTTCGTATTCTTCTGAGGAGCAAAAAGAATTGACCGATATTATTGAAGATGCAAAGGAACAAGCCGAACATATTTCAGAAAGTCCTATGGATCATCAACGAGAGCATTTTGATATTCTCAGCAAGGATGTTATCGATATGATTGCTATTACTGGAACCGATAAGAAGTTGTACCAGGATTTTTGCCCAATGTATAATAACAAGAAAGGGGCTCAATGGCTTAGCAGTACAGAAGAAATCAAAAACCCGTTCTTTGGAAGCAAAATGATGAATTGTGGAGAAGTTCAAAAAGAGATTAATTAA
- a CDS encoding DUF2231 domain-containing protein — protein MFTAPHIHAMVIHFPIALLLTGFLFELLSLLSKSHFVKKASFYLLLLGAIGAIVAYVSGSYAGDGMTDGILQEPLEIHEEAATITLWLAIITALIRASMYFFNYQRTWLKWSTFLLFLVLVASVARTGYLGGELVFKHGAGIELALPDFGDPSAE, from the coding sequence ATGTTCACAGCACCACACATACATGCTATGGTTATTCATTTTCCCATCGCCTTATTATTAACGGGATTTCTATTTGAATTATTAAGCCTTTTAAGCAAGAGTCATTTTGTTAAAAAGGCATCATTTTACTTATTGCTATTAGGAGCAATTGGGGCAATTGTAGCCTATGTGAGTGGTAGTTATGCTGGAGATGGAATGACAGACGGTATTCTTCAGGAACCATTGGAAATACATGAAGAAGCAGCAACTATTACCCTTTGGTTGGCAATTATCACCGCGCTAATTAGAGCTAGTATGTATTTTTTTAATTATCAAAGAACTTGGTTGAAATGGTCAACTTTTCTTTTGTTTCTCGTGTTGGTAGCCTCTGTTGCCAGAACGGGGTATTTGGGTGGCGAATTAGTATTTAAACATGGTGCAGGCATAGAATTGGCACTTCCAGATTTTGGGGATCCATCAGCGGAATAA
- a CDS encoding DUF3347 domain-containing protein gives MKNLKMSIAAMLLMAVSFANAQEKMNHEHGDMKGDMKMDHSKMANMKSDAKAEAILSDYFNLKNTLVADDTKKAAQEGSKLVASLKAFNASSYSKENQKELADIIEDATEHAEHIIKSAIDHQREHFKILSMDITDMVAITGTKNTLYEQFCPMYDKGSAWLSTSNEVKNPYYGSKMPTCGKVQKTIN, from the coding sequence ATGAAAAATCTAAAAATGAGTATAGCAGCAATGTTATTGATGGCAGTTTCTTTTGCAAATGCACAGGAAAAGATGAACCACGAACACGGAGATATGAAAGGAGACATGAAAATGGATCATAGTAAAATGGCGAATATGAAAAGTGATGCAAAGGCAGAGGCGATTTTAAGTGACTATTTCAACTTAAAGAATACTTTGGTGGCAGATGACACCAAAAAAGCAGCCCAAGAAGGATCCAAATTGGTAGCTTCCCTAAAGGCTTTTAATGCCAGCAGCTATTCAAAAGAAAACCAAAAAGAGCTGGCCGATATCATTGAAGATGCTACCGAGCATGCCGAGCATATCATTAAAAGTGCGATAGACCACCAACGTGAGCATTTTAAGATCTTAAGTATGGACATAACAGATATGGTTGCCATTACAGGAACAAAAAACACGCTTTACGAACAGTTTTGCCCAATGTATGATAAAGGAAGTGCTTGGTTGAGCACAAGCAATGAAGTGAAAAATCCATATTACGGAAGCAAAATGCCTACATGTGGGAAAGTTCAAAAGACTATTAATTAG
- a CDS encoding potassium channel family protein yields MVIENNDDTSRKTGFYKQLFKKVLLTVSTVIVLSLSYTLWVDANSDNLVLSLLIVCLALIKTFYIVRLTLIQLSKIIGESHQLTHVLTLFSVLIFLIILSFSEDYQALYVLNSENFKTATLISSSVLLQFFDFSYFSLITFSSVGYGDMVPVSIAGKLLVMMEIFLSFLVLVFGIANINRIHVDNK; encoded by the coding sequence ATGGTTATTGAAAACAATGACGATACCTCTAGAAAAACAGGTTTTTATAAACAACTGTTTAAAAAGGTATTACTTACTGTAAGCACAGTTATTGTGCTATCCTTAAGTTATACACTATGGGTTGATGCGAATTCTGATAACCTTGTTCTATCTCTTTTAATTGTTTGTTTGGCTTTGATTAAAACGTTTTATATCGTTAGACTCACTTTAATACAGTTAAGTAAAATAATCGGGGAAAGTCACCAGCTTACACACGTGCTCACTTTATTCAGTGTATTAATTTTTTTAATTATCCTTTCGTTTTCGGAAGATTATCAAGCTTTATATGTTTTGAATTCTGAAAATTTTAAAACCGCTACATTAATTAGTAGTTCCGTTTTACTGCAATTCTTTGATTTTTCGTATTTCAGCTTGATCACTTTTTCGTCCGTTGGTTATGGCGATATGGTTCCAGTATCCATTGCGGGCAAGCTATTGGTAATGATGGAGATTTTCTTGAGCTTTTTGGTGCTGGTCTTTGGCATTGCCAACATTAATAGAATACACGTTGATAATAAATAA